taaacatattaataattaatttgatgtattgataatataaaaaattacttgatTATCTAACAACAACTAAATGTATGCGTTAAAATaatgttttaaataataaatttaaaaatgagttTTCTTTTACTAATTTGACAATACACAATTGAATAAATACATGAAATTGTTCTATATTATTCATACGAAAATAATCCGATACATGTACTATTTAGATATGTCATTACAAATTTATTCTTACGATGGTAGTCTATTATTTCTCATAAGCTAATTAAGCAGAAATAgaagaataaatgaaaaataaggagggaagaaagatttgaaattgaaaGGTTTGGGGTGCATGGCATGTAAGCATATGCATGTAAAGTTTGGAAGGAGGCAGTTGGGAAGTGAATAATGTTCCACGTGGGTATGAAGGGGGCCAAAACTAGCatgaaaagaagagaataggCAGAGGGCACAAGATCCAAGAAGAATGGTATAGCGTGACGCCATTCTAAATATTAGTGTTAATGTTTGTGCCCATTTGGCACTTCCTTCTTTAATATTCCATCTTTCAATCATCAACACTATTCAACTTCCTCTTCTAAATACATTACCCTCACCTTTCTCACTGACACCAATTTCACCAATTTTAGAACTTTTCACTATCAACCAACCCCCTCTTTCAATATGACATGGCATGCATTGGCCCCTACCCCCTACCACCCCAgctatctctcttctctcttattaATAATCATCCGCCACTACTACTCTCACttcatgtttttaatttttccacATGCCCCCTCTGTACTCTTCAATCTTCATTGTAGCTGCGGATTAccatttcaaatcaaattatacATCGTACTTGCCTCTACCTATGTATATTGtactctctcttaggttttattAATTTAACGCCAACTTAAGGTTAACCCATATGGCTTTGTCTCCCATATATAATGtgtcttttttatatatgtatacgATCCTAATTAAGAACTAACCCTCCTATATTAGTTACCTTTATTAATCACTTTAATACCAATATCTCACTCTCGTCCAAATTGTTGACCACTAGCTTGCaccaaatattatattattatcaacTAACGAATATGATATAGAAGGCTACTCTCTTAGCCACAATAAATTGAAGACACCAAGACAAAATGTAAATAATTAGAAGTGGGGATGAATGAAGcctttagaaagaaaaaatcatcaataatactatttatttatttattggatGTCAGGGATCTTGGTTTCACGTACATGTACTCGTAGCTAACAAATTGTGCTCTTAATTGGTGGCTGTTGGCACTGGATGATGGGGAAGGACAAAATAAGGAGTTGGGTATAGCTTGTGTGGATATGGAATACTATTCCATCTGTGAATTACATCTTGCATCATCACCTTGTCATGACGTGTATactgtaaaataataaaaaatatcccgGAGGGCCCTACGTCCCAATTAGGAGAAAGAACAATCTTATCCcattaatttgaatttgttttttgttttcttgtccTTCCTATTTCAAGCTGCAAGTGATAAATGGTTATAGGATGAAAAATTTATCTTGTCATCGATATAGATACGTACAGGCACAACTTGTGATCTAATAATTAACCAAatgataaaatagaataatccataaaaaaattattgaccccaaaacaatcaaaattaataatgGCCAATATTCAAAAGCTTGAACATAAGTGCCTTATCTAGATACATACATTCCCTTGTAAATTAGACATAGATAGACAAATCattgaattgaaaaatatatatttttcagaAAGATCAGAGGAGTGCTTGAATTGAAAAGGTAGGTTTGGTGGTATGAAGAATAATAAGAATGTGGGTGATGGGTCGTATCTGATATTCCAGCAGTAGAATCATATATGTATACTCTGATCTGCCGTGATCCGCAGTGCAATGATTATGGCATAACGAAAAAAGCAGGAAGCAGCTGGTCGAGAGATATCGTCTCTGACCCTCTCATACTCTCTCTCCCTTCATTTTCCCCCAAACAACCCACACACCAAATCATGAAATCCACACGCTGATGCTGCAGGGAATCTTACTCAATCCTCAAACCCATGTGCTAGCTACCTTGCACTCTATATAGCCTCTCCTTAATATGCTGCCTATTATTACTACGATAGTACGTGGTAGACACGTTCCTCTCTCTCACTACaatgcaaaaaaattaattaaaatttggcTAAACTAATTAAAACGACGGCCGAATAACTTCACCATGTCCCATTAGGCGCCTAACCTCAACCTATACATATTGCTATGTTGGAATAGTTGGACCACAAATATGTTTGCCACATCAATTCATCACCACTCCTTGCTTCTCCACCCTTAAATTTCCTCTCATCATGATCATCATCTCATTGTATTCCTAGCTCCTcatccttttattttctatctacAACAAATGAAATTGGAGTATGTGTGTGCGTAGTTTGGTGCCGGGGGGTGTATGTATTGGTTAATTTAATAGAGAAGTGAAGGGAGAAGAGGTAGGTGTGGGACTGTGAGTAAAGAATATTATGAACGTATATTCTACATTTTTACTCCCCGGTACCAATTTTGTTGTACTTGTGAAAGTGGAGTTGATTTGGTTCCAAAGATTGGAAGACTCTCACATGGGTGGATATAAAACGGATCAGCTTTCCCACCCTCGCAAACACGTGCCCGTAGCTTACACGCCATGGAGCGTGTACCTGCCCCTCCCACTCCCAACAATTAAACACAACCCACATCACAGTATCACACCTCCACCTGCTCTTTATCACTCGCTAATTTCTCCATTTTCACTGTCTGCTGCTTATTAATCTTCTTCCTCCTCATTTCTCTCTTTTATCCTTTTCCCCCTTTAACAAAACTTTTTCATACATGTATCTATATGAAAAGAAATGTCCAAAatcaaaaagtgaaaaagataTCATTAATCATACAATCATTGACTTGACGCCAGCAAATAAACAAACGAAAGTTTCggggggaaaagaaaaaaagaacgaGACAGAGAACATTAACTGGAAATTAACATAATTTATGcacattaatataaaatataacccGTAGTACAAAGAACAAACGAAGCTGAATTTCggaattttcttttttcactcttaagcacgacgaacatatataaattaaagctGTACTCCAGAACAAGAGAATCCTGGTTGGCTAgcgtaaagaagaagaagaagataagatGTGAAATTAAAATACCTAAACTAAACGTAAGAATAGAGTCAGCAAAGTGGCATGTTGAGACGGGATCATATTCACCAGTAGTAATAGTAATAGTGTGTCTTCTTTCTTCATGAGGTTGGCTTAATTGATAGCGTGTTGGAAATGGTGCGAGCAATAAGCTAAAAATGCTGTGATGCTTTTACCGGCCTCTTCTATGGCTTCAATTTAACCCACTCGTATCGTCCTTCCAACGGCACGTCATTCCCAATATCATAGTTATACCTGCAAAGAATTTTTCAATAGGAATGAAAACCATGATGCTGATGATGACGTCTAGAATGTGATAgcaaaatttataaaagtaagAGTAAGAAGAGAAATGTGAGGAGGCTAATTCTGAACTCACTTTTCTTGAAACCTTTTCTTGATGTCTTTCTCAGCTGCGGCGAAGAATTCTTCGAGCTCCAACTCCGTTGGCATGTTTTGCGCCGTTGACGAAGGACGACGGCGAGAATCGGTTTCCACTGACTCCAGCTCTTGTGAATTGTCTCGCCCTCCATGGTTCATCTCTCTCCTGCACTCACCAATGATGGCGGAAATGCAACCAAACGTTATGTGCAGTTATGCGTATGTTCCGTTACTGAGTTACAAGTTAATACAGCACATTCAATAGATATAGTGAGATGCAAATTTTGAACGGAAGGAGTTATGGCTGTTGAGACCCATTTAtttcatgctttttttttttaaatatgattttcaaaaactactCAATGCAGTTGGATTATTATTGAAGAGTTTCAAAAAGAGAATCCAATGAAGTCTGATGaggaaatttcaaatttaaaaattaatggtTAGAGATCCGTTCAATTCAAAACCTTTCAGTTTCGTCTCCACAATTGCACGTAGATGTTTCAACTTGCGCGCTCTCCACCtgaaagacacaaaataaatcaaaattaaaataataaaaaggtaatGCGGTGCATTAAATTtggagaaataaataaaaatactgaaGACAATGAGAAACAATTAAGTAAGGAGCGAGCAAAAcgaaagttcaataaaaatctgCAAGCTCCACtaacaacatttattttttgttcagtTCAGAGAATTTATATAGAAAACGAAACGAGCTATTAGCTATAGCTCTTAGTCAATTTCTCATACCTCCAGATCTGACAACTCGATCCTCTCCTCGTCAAGCCCAACGGATCCATTGCTGCAACAACAAGACGCCGGGAATTCACCGGAGTTAGGGCTAGAGCACCTTTCCTCCGTCGCCGCCTCCGGCAGAACCGCCTCAACGACGGAAGCAGCgcttctcctccttctcccGAGCTTAACGATTGCTGAAGACGACGCCGTTGATAATTTTCGCTCTTCATTACTGCTCCTGGCTTTGTTTATCTTCCTTCTCTTAGGTGTTGTTGGAGGTGACGTGGCAGCTCCCATGGCTAACGCAGCTTGAGCCCTTGTCCTCACACCGACCTGAGCAATCTCCATTGCTGGCTTCGAACGCAACCACGTGCTCCCGCGATTCCTTTCCTTACACTCTCTCTTTTCAGGTGATGCTGcgttgtttctttttttcttccttatttattttgattacgTTAATGTAattgtgagagagagagagagagagagagaaggggaagGGGAAGGGAAAGTgttagtgtgtgtgtgtgtggggGGGGTGTGTGTGTAATTTGGTGGCGCGTGTAGTACGGAGACGACGAAAAAAATAGTGATAATGACGAAATGGGTTCAACGGTTGTGATTGGGTAATTAGCACACtatatgtttaattttattaagtGATGGTGCGTTGTATCGTGGTGGTCCAGACTCCGTTTAACAGTGACGGGGGAATCTGGAAACGGAAGGATTTGACGGCGCCGTTATGAGGGGTAGGAGTGGGTTGCGCCGAAGGTCTGGCCAATGGAGGAGCGACACGTCATTGGAACTGACGGTGGACGGAACAGGCTAAGAACGGGGGATGGGGAGCTTTTGGTGGTGTTGGAAGAGGATTAAGGTGAGTTGGTGACTTGTCAGAGGCTGCAGTATGGAAGAAACGAAGCGCCTGAATCCTGAGTGTGGAAAGAAAGGAATTAGAGAATCATGCGGTTACGATGAATAACGATCATCATATATTTGCGTTGCGTTGGCGAATTCCGTTTGGTGGAGAACAGGTCTTAAGCAAAATAATTGTGTTCTAAACTTAATTACGGATATGACCCTCCCCTTAATAATGAAACGCGAAAATGCCATTTTCGATAACCCACACGCcctttgccttctctttctctgtCGTCACGCCATCATCCACACGAGCATTGATTTGACGTTTTCCTCTAAAACAGCATTATATTTTAcagtaacaataaaaaataataataaattaactaaaaatgaattaaatttattttatttaatatttattaaatagaattaatgaacattaaataaaataaatttaatttgtttaaattattttattattattttttagcattgtcgtttattttatttgcacaattaatctctattattttttattttatttttgcttctttttctatcATCAACTATgtctcaaaatttaaaataaaaataaaaaaattatctaaaatatcTCCCGTAGTTCTGAAggaaaataaaagtagaaagaGATATAAATAGTTGTTGATATGAAAAATGATGTACAAACCGTTAGTTGCTACGTTGTTTTGAGAAGAatgtttgattttctaacatTTTATTAAAaggtaaatattttaatatagttACCTTGTAAAATTGATAATTGTAAACCGAAATACGAACATTCTCTGTATTAAAATAGTAGAAAGagaaatacaaataaataaattcgtATTTGGTTCTCCTTTCTTACAattatacattttaattttgagttagAAACATAGTTTATTTCTAAcctattattttaaaagttttagatTATTGTTACCTCAtgctcaaataaaaataaatgttcagttttagttttatatatattaaaaactaattagagtataaaattattaatctcaaacaaattaagttaattataaaaattattaactctTGTTTTTCCACTtacattgttttttttttttctttggtctaTATTCTCTTTTCCATTTAATATGTAACGTTAGCCAACTGGCTGGAGAAATAACGTCATCAACTAACCATAACTACACTGCTAACACTAGATGAGTTGACGGTTAGATTCTTGGTTAATTGGTTGAATTGCTTTGTTAGCAAATTAGTTATATAGAAAGAAAGTGGCGGTTAGAGTAATTGTTgagaattaaaaattcagatataaataattttatataaaattaatagttcataactattaaattaataaatttaactaaGTTATTATctaaagttattaatttttaactgcATTTGAATTTCTATCTTGTAGATATGCAAATGCAATTGTATTTATGATTAACGTGTAGATTGCATACATATTATTGTTgggtttttttctcttttttgtgaGGCCTAAATCCAACATTTTGGGGGTGTATTCTTACACCATAGTGTCACAACCCTAATTCAGTTTTTTGAGGTTTTTTGAGAGAGAGAATAGCCAccaagtgagagagaagagggaaaaaCAGAATTCTCGTTTTTGCCCAAAGCAGTAAATTTCAAATGGCAATTTCTCAGttgttcaccgttggatcggcttgaaatttaaactgcATGTTCctatcatcttgttcttcattctggtcGGTGAAGATGTTGACTGGAGGTTTGCAGTAGGAGAAATTAGGTTTTCCATTTTTACACAGAGCAGCAATCTTGGAACGgcagtttctcattctttcaccgttggatcgacgtgaaatttgaactgtagattcttcacatcttgttcttcattctgaacGGTGGAGATTTTAATTGGATGTCTGCAGAGAgagaaattggcttcgacaTCAGCTCtgttttttgggtatatttcatcttcttgccTATTACTTGTAAGCTTTGGTGCATTGATGTTTTGGCTTGTTATTTGCAcatttttgtgctttgtttgagactctcttgtacctcatttgattatagtggagctatttcattggtctggacgacccgtgatttttacctctcacattgagagggttttccacgttaaaatctcggtgtgtcttgttattgctttacttgctatatttgcttgttatCGTTGCTGCCATATTGTATTGTGAGTGCtttcatattgttcttgtgttggaCATTTGTGTCGTTTCCGCTGCTAGGCTCTTTCATACTGACATCAGAGCTTGTTGGTATTTTTCTGGGCTTGTGATTCTGTGAACAATGGAAGCTAATACTAATACTAGTAGGATGATCACTCTTAATGGTCCTAATTATGATTTGTGGAAGTCAAAGATGGAAGATTTGCTTTATgtcaaaaattttcatcaaCAAGTTTTTGGTACAGAGAAGCCTAATGATAAGTCTGATGATGATTGGACTTTGTTGCATAGACAAGTCTGTGGATATATTAGGCAGTGGGTTGACGATAATGTGTTGAACCATATTATTGGAGAGACACATGCTCGGACCCTTTGGATTAAACTTGAACAGTTATATGCTCAGAAAACTGGGAATAACAAGATGTTTTTGATCAAGCAGTTATTGGCTTTGAAGTATACAAATGGGACATCAATGACAGATCACTTGAATAATTTCCAAGGAATTATGAATCAGTTATCTTCCATGGGCATCCAGTTTGATGAAGAGGTTCAAGGATTGTTACTTCTTGGCTCCTTACCAGACTCGTGGGAAATTCTCAGAATGTCATTGTCCAATTCTGCTCCTAATGGTGTAATCTCTATGGATCTTGCCAAGAGCAGTGTTTTGAATGAAGAGATGAGAAGAAAGTCACAAGGTACATCGACTACACATTCAGATGTTCTTGTTTCTGAGTCTAGGGGGAGAAGCAAAAGTCGAGGTCCTAAAGGTAGAGATCAAAGTAGAAGCAAGTCTCGAGGAAAGTATAAGAATATTGAGTGTCATCATTGTGGTCAAAAGGGACATGTGAAGAGATTTTGTTGGCAgctaaagaaggagaaagccAAGGCAAGTAAAGACAAGAGCACAAATAAAGATGATGGTACCAAAGAAGACAAGGTTAATGTAactcatgatgattttcttgttgTTGAGGAGTTTGAATCTGTTAACCTTGTTGATAATAGCACTAGTTGGGTGATTGATAGCGGTGCTTCTATTCATGTTACATCTAGGAGGGATTTGTTTACATCTTATActcctagtgattttggtgacGTGAAAATAGCTCATCAAGGTGTTGCAAAATGTTCTGGTGTTGGACAGGTTTGCTTAGAAACCTCCAACGGTACCAAATTGACTTTGAAGCGTGTGAAGCATGTTCCGGATATTCGGTTGAACTTACTTTCTGTTGGTAAGTTGTGTGATGAAGACTTGGATAGCTCATTTTCTCGTGATAGCTGGAAGCTCACCAAGGGTTCCATGGTTGTTGCTAGAGGTACAAGACACTCTACTCTTTATTTAACTCAAGCAAAGATTGTGAAAGATGTTGTTAATGCTACTGAGTTTGTTGATGAAACTGATTTATGGCATAAGAGATTATGTCATATGAGTGAGAAAGGCATGAATATGTTATTCAAGAGAAATCTTTTATCTGGTTGTAAGGTTGCTTTGCAAAAGTGCAATCATTGCTTTGCTGGAAAACAAAACAGGGTTTCTTTCAAGAGTCATCCACCTTCAAGGAAGCCGGAGATACTTGACTTGGTGCATTCTGATGTATGTGGGCCGATGAAGACAAGAACACTTGGGGGATCTATCTATTTTGTAACCTTTATTGATGATCATTCTAGGAAATTATGGGTTTACACTTTGAAGACCAAAGATCAAGTTTTGAATGTATTCAAATAATTTCAAGCTTCTGTTGAAAGAGAAACTGGGAAGAAGTTGAAATGCATTCGTACTGACAATGGTGGTGAGTACTCAGGTccatttgatgcttattgtaaagAGCATGGTATAAGACATCAGAAGACTCCTCCAAAAACTCCTCAGTTGAATGGCTTGGCTGAAAGGATGAACAGAACATTGGTTGAAAGAGTTAGGTGCTTGTTGTCACAATCTGGATTGGCAAAATCCTTTTAGGGTGAAGCTTTGAGCACTGTTGTTCATGTCTTGAACCGGACACCATGGGTTCCCTTGCAATTTGAAGTGCCAGAGAAGGTATGGTCAGGTAAAGATGTTTCTTATGATCATTTAAGAGTCTTTGGATGTAAAGCTTTTGTTCATATTCCCAAAGATGAGAGATCTAAGCTTGATGTAAAAACTAggtagt
The Arachis duranensis cultivar V14167 chromosome 5, aradu.V14167.gnm2.J7QH, whole genome shotgun sequence genome window above contains:
- the LOC107487785 gene encoding cyclin-dependent kinase inhibitor 7, which gives rise to MEIAQVGVRTRAQAALAMGAATSPPTTPKRRKINKARSSNEERKLSTASSSAIVKLGRRRRSAASVVEAVLPEAATEERCSSPNSGEFPASCCCSNGSVGLDEERIELSDLEVESAQVETSTCNCGDETERREMNHGGRDNSQELESVETDSRRRPSSTAQNMPTELELEEFFAAAEKDIKKRFQEKYNYDIGNDVPLEGRYEWVKLKP